Proteins encoded within one genomic window of Paraglaciecola psychrophila 170:
- a CDS encoding S24/S26 family peptidase: MLRFYKVVGASMTPTFYQGDYVLCLTWPLFRFTESQVVVVNHPKYQTIIKRIKCIQQISDNRSYWLVGDNPQSTSSQELGFVTQKNIAGLVLLKIANKR, from the coding sequence ATGTTACGATTTTATAAAGTAGTGGGTGCCAGTATGACACCCACTTTTTATCAAGGTGACTATGTATTGTGCTTAACCTGGCCACTTTTTAGATTCACAGAAAGTCAGGTGGTCGTCGTCAATCACCCTAAGTACCAGACCATTATTAAACGCATCAAATGTATCCAACAGATTAGCGATAATCGAAGTTATTGGTTAGTCGGCGACAACCCTCAAAGCACGAGCAGTCAGGAATTGGGTTTTGTAACCCAAAAAAATATTGCTGGACTAGTGCTCCTGAAAATTGCAAACAAACGTTAA